A segment of the Magnetococcales bacterium genome:
GTGGCGATGCGGTAGAGATTGATCTCGCCGTTGCCGTTGGTATCCTCTCCGTAGAGAATTTGCAGACTTTCCACCCCTGCCACGAGGGTATAGGTGGCGGTGGCCCCTGGTGCGCCGGCGATGGAGCCGATGCATTGCAGTTCGGGTACGCCGTTGGCGTTGTTTTGCACCAGATATTGATTTTGGGTGAGGGTGCCGTTGGTGGCATCCCCAAAGCAGTTGGTGGCGGATTCGTATTGGATGGTGACTGAATCATTGGCCGCATTTCCGCCATCGATACCGATGATGGGGGCAGTGACGATGGTGGACTCCCGGGGAAAACCGGTCATGCGCATGTCCTGAGCCAGAAAGTCCAGCACGAAACGGCCATTTTCCTGGATTTCACCCACTCCTTCCTGGAGCTGGTAGGTATCCTGGTTGGATTGCAAAATCCGGATGATACCCGTGAGCAGAACCAGGCCCAGGGTCATGGCCACCATCAGCTCCACCAGGGTAAATCCCGCTGCCGGTGAAAGCCTCCATTGGGTGTTGGTCTGTTTCATCATGGCACCACGTTCAAGGTGACGCACTCCTTGCCAGCCGGGCAGGCGGCATTGGATGCCACGGTGTTCCATTCCGGTTTGCGCCAGGAGACGGTGATGGTGTGGGTTGTCCCGATGATGCAGGGGGTGGCGTTGCAGGTGGTGGAAACATCCAACCCCGGCAAGGTTTCCCCGGAGCCTCCAGCTGCGTTGCCCCAGCCATAGGAGTGACACCAGAGTTGGAAGGCATCAAACTCGGCGATCTGGAGGGGGGTGCAGGTGGTGTCGGCAGCCAAGTCCACCCCCGTGGAGCTGGTTTCATCGCTGCACAGGGCCGATGGAAAGCCGGTGCCGTCGATATCCTCCATGTTGACGGTGCAATCGATGGCGTCATAAGTTTGGGGAGCGACAGTGCGTTGGGTCAGATCGTAGCCGGAAAAACCGGTCGTGGTGCCGCTGGAAGCGCCGGTGGGATTGGCATGCATCCGTTCGGAAAGCTCCAGGGCCAGGGCCGCGGCCTGGCTGCGCAGATAGGCTTCGTTGCTCCCCTGCAAGGCCGCCAGTTGCAACAAGCCCATGCCTAAAAAACCGATGGCGAGGATGAACGAGGCGATGAGAATTTCCAGCAGGGAAAAACCGGCCTGGCTTGAATCC
Coding sequences within it:
- the pilV gene encoding type IV pilus modification protein PilV, coding for MKPYPVLPQDAAMREAPPTPRRPMNQPPVDSSQAGFSLLEILIASFILAIGFLGMGLLQLAALQGSNEAYLRSQAAALALELSERMHANPTGASSGTTTGFSGYDLTQRTVAPQTYDAIDCTVNMEDIDGTGFPSALCSDETSSTGVDLAADTTCTPLQIAEFDAFQLWCHSYGWGNAAGGSGETLPGLDVSTTCNATPCIIGTTHTITVSWRKPEWNTVASNAACPAGKECVTLNVVP
- a CDS encoding PilW family protein, whose product is MMKQTNTQWRLSPAAGFTLVELMVAMTLGLVLLTGIIRILQSNQDTYQLQEGVGEIQENGRFVLDFLAQDMRMTGFPRESTIVTAPIIGIDGGNAANDSVTIQYESATNCFGDATNGTLTQNQYLVQNNANGVPELQCIGSIAGAPGATATYTLVAGVESLQILYGEDTNGNGEINLYRIATNVADWNDVLSVRIAVLLRTADYVNAQQDDTYKLVNESPIGPYSDGLLRRSFVTTIALRNRMPF